One Owenweeksia hongkongensis DSM 17368 genomic region harbors:
- a CDS encoding DUF5690 family protein, giving the protein MIQKYLNRSSILFTSWASLAAFSTYFAMYAFRKPFSAGTFDGLEFYGMDYKIVLIIAQVLGYMLSKFSGIKLVSELKPSHRISFLLILIGIAQLALLLFAITPFPYSFIWLFVNGLPLGMIWGIVFSFLEGRKFTELLGAGLSVSFIVSSGVVKNTGRWLIMDFGVSDFWMPFYTGLLYLPLLLAGAWMLSKIPAPKADDVALRSARKPMDRKQRLAFFKKHALGLSVLIFIYMAMTAYRDFRDNFAVEIWQGLGYASQPELLSLTEIPIAIITLVITASLVVVKNNTKALRINFIAILFGGVIAGVSTWLLQLQLISPILWMTGIGFGLYLGYTMFNTMLFDRLIATIKESANVGFLIYLADSFGYMGSVGLLLYKNFGAPSINWLSFTVGLSYAFSIITILSASFCLLYFKKKTSRKVEELQGKMVLS; this is encoded by the coding sequence ATGATTCAAAAGTATCTCAACAGAAGCTCTATTTTATTTACAAGCTGGGCCTCTCTAGCTGCCTTCTCCACCTATTTTGCTATGTATGCTTTTCGTAAACCGTTTAGTGCAGGCACCTTTGATGGGTTAGAGTTTTACGGAATGGACTATAAGATAGTTCTCATCATAGCGCAGGTTTTAGGATACATGCTTTCAAAGTTTAGCGGTATTAAGCTGGTTTCTGAGCTGAAACCATCGCACCGAATTAGTTTCTTGCTTATTCTTATAGGAATTGCCCAACTGGCATTGTTACTTTTCGCAATCACACCCTTCCCATACAGTTTTATTTGGCTTTTTGTTAATGGTCTTCCATTGGGTATGATTTGGGGAATTGTCTTTAGCTTTTTAGAAGGTAGAAAGTTTACTGAACTTCTAGGAGCCGGCCTCAGCGTTAGTTTTATCGTTTCATCGGGAGTTGTAAAAAATACCGGACGTTGGCTTATTATGGACTTTGGGGTTTCAGACTTTTGGATGCCATTTTATACAGGGCTCTTATACTTACCTTTACTTCTTGCAGGTGCATGGATGTTGAGTAAAATTCCTGCGCCCAAGGCTGATGATGTAGCGCTTAGAAGTGCAAGAAAGCCTATGGATAGAAAGCAAAGACTAGCCTTCTTCAAAAAGCATGCACTGGGGCTTTCAGTATTAATATTCATTTACATGGCTATGACGGCCTATCGTGACTTTAGAGACAACTTTGCTGTAGAAATATGGCAAGGCTTGGGATACGCATCTCAGCCGGAGCTATTGAGCCTCACTGAAATTCCAATTGCTATTATCACCTTAGTAATTACCGCCTCATTAGTTGTTGTAAAAAATAACACTAAAGCACTTAGAATAAATTTTATAGCAATATTATTTGGGGGCGTGATTGCAGGTGTTTCTACCTGGCTACTTCAATTGCAATTAATATCTCCCATCCTTTGGATGACCGGTATAGGCTTTGGGCTTTATTTAGGCTACACTATGTTCAATACTATGCTCTTTGATAGATTGATTGCCACAATTAAGGAAAGTGCTAACGTAGGCTTTCTCATATATCTGGCAGATTCTTTCGGGTATATGGGTAGCGTAGGGTTATTGCTTTATAAAAACTTTGGAGCGCCTTCTATCAATTGGCTTTCTTTTACTGTAGGTTTGAGTTATGCCTTTAGTATTATTACCATCCTTTCCGCTAGTTTTTGTCTTCTGTACTTTAAAAAAAAGACCAGCAGAAAAGTTGAAGAATTGCAAGGTAAAATGGTGCTGTCGTAA